CGGTGTGCCCTGCGGAATTCTCGATCAGATGGCGAGCGCCGCGTGCCGCGAAGGCCACGCCCTGCGCCTCGATTGTCGCACGCTCGATACGACGGACGTGGCCGTGCCGGGTGATCTGCGCCTGCTCGTCGGTCACACCGGGGTCGTGCGCCGCCTCACGGATGGCCGCTACGCCGCGCGCATCGGCGAGTGCCGCGCCGCGGCCAATGCGCTCGCCGCGCAAGGCGAACCCGTGTCGAGCCTGCGCGACGTGACGTGGGAGATGTTGGAGCGACGCAAGCGCGCGATCGATCCGGTGCTCTATAACCGCGCCCTCCACGTGGTGGCCGAAAACGCCCGCGTGGATCTTTTCGTCAAGGCGCTCGGCGCGGGCGACTTCGGCGCGCTCGGCGTGTTGCTCGGCGCGTCGCACGATTCGCTGCGCGACCACTATGAGGTTTCGTGCCCGGAGCTCGACGCGATGGTCCGCGCGATGACGCATTCGGGGGGCGCGCTCGGCGCGCGGCTCGTGGGCGCGGGGTTCGGCGGATGCGCGATCGGCATCTTCCACGGCGAGGTGTCGGAAGAACGCGTCGAGGCCATCGGCGCACAGTACATGCGCGAAACCGATCGGCAAGGCCGTTTCTATCGCGTTCGCCCCGGGCCGGGCGCGAGGCGCTGGGATCCGCTCGCCTAGCCGAATAGGCGTTTCTGTTTTTGAAAGATTTTTCTCCACGTTCGAGCAACGCGTACAAATCTTCTCGCTTGGGTAACGCGAGACCACGGTCCGTCGTATGTCTTCGCAACAACTCAGCGAGGTTCGAACGATGCGTTTTCGACGCCACAGCGTGGCCCTGTTTGTCTCGACAGCCTGGTTGCTCGGAGTCATCGCATTCGGATGCGGGGACGGCGGCGATGACGACGATGACGATGCGACCGCGAAACCCGAGGAATGCGAGGATCCCGCGACCGCCGATGAGGCCGGACCGGGCGGGTTCGCCGAGGATTTCGCCACCTCGGGGGCATTTTTCGCGCTCTCGGACGACTTCATCACCGGGACCGGTCCTCACGGCGACGTGCGGATCTGGTACTCGACGAACATCCAGGATCTCGTCGGTGAAGCGTGCTTCGAGGCCCCCGAGGGAACGACGGCCATCAAGGAAGAGGATCTGGATGGCGACGCGGCGCGCGACGCCTTCGTTTTGATGGTCAAGAAGTCGGCCGGGTACGATCCCGAAAACAACGACTGGTACTACGAACAGCTCGACGCCGACGGCAACCCGACCGGCGAACCCGAACCCGGAGGACGTATCGGACTTTGCATCAACTGCCATCAGGGCGCGGCGAACACGGACTACCTGTACGGTCCGACGCTGTAAACGGGAGCCTTTCGTTCCGACTTGTTCGCGCCGATCGCCGGGCGTAATGTGCGCGCTCTCGCTGGGGGAGCGCACACATGACGATGATGGATACGATCCGGGGAATTTACGCAAATCCGCAGCGCGGCGCATGCACCGAATCGGAGCGCGCCGCGTCGGCGTTTGTTTACGACGTGATGGAAAAAGAGGGCTTCGCGCCGAGGTTTCACGAGTTCACCGTCCACCCGGACTTCCACGTCGCGTACTCGCTCCACTTCGTGCTCGCGATCCTCTTCGGGCTCGTCGCGCACTGCTGTCCCGTGCTGTCGATCGTCGGCCTCGTGTTTGTGATGCTCAGCTTTTACGGCGACGCGACGTTGCGCTGGTACTGGCTTCGCCGCCTGACCCGCAAGGGCTCGTCGCGCCACGTCATCGGCCGCGTCGGACCCGACAACGCGAAACGCACCATCATCCTCTCGGGTCACCACGACGCGGGGCAGACCTCGAAGTGGATCTTCGAGCCCGCGAAGCTCAAGGCGCAGCAACGGTTCTGGAAACAGAAGCTCGGCGCGCCCATGCCGCAGTACGTGCTCATCTTCGGGGGCATGGCGCTCGTCCTGCTCTCGGCGGTGCTACGCGCGCTCGGTCACTCGTGTGTCTTCACGCAGGGATTCGAAGTCGTGGGTGTTATCGTGTGCGCGATCGCCGCGTTCGGGCACATGACGATGTACAAAAAAGGATTCGGC
This genomic window from Deltaproteobacteria bacterium contains:
- the galK gene encoding galactokinase, with amino-acid sequence MTMLTAVEAFEHAFGRKPRTAAWAPGRVNLIGEHTDYNDGLVLPVAIHLGISTIASDADDGQVQVLSREFPAGGVFRIDDRRREGAWHDAVKGVLVELARAGASIPGLRVFVAGDVPVEAGLSSSAAFLVSLVTAIFALAKIDLEPRETARIARAVENDYFGVPCGILDQMASAACREGHALRLDCRTLDTTDVAVPGDLRLLVGHTGVVRRLTDGRYAARIGECRAAANALAAQGEPVSSLRDVTWEMLERRKRAIDPVLYNRALHVVAENARVDLFVKALGAGDFGALGVLLGASHDSLRDHYEVSCPELDAMVRAMTHSGGALGARLVGAGFGGCAIGIFHGEVSEERVEAIGAQYMRETDRQGRFYRVRPGPGARRWDPLA
- a CDS encoding M20/M25/M40 family metallo-hydrolase, whose amino-acid sequence is MTMMDTIRGIYANPQRGACTESERAASAFVYDVMEKEGFAPRFHEFTVHPDFHVAYSLHFVLAILFGLVAHCCPVLSIVGLVFVMLSFYGDATLRWYWLRRLTRKGSSRHVIGRVGPDNAKRTIILSGHHDAGQTSKWIFEPAKLKAQQRFWKQKLGAPMPQYVLIFGGMALVLLSAVLRALGHSCVFTQGFEVVGVIVCAIAAFGHMTMYKKGFGGGASDNASGVAASIEIARRLRDDLPPDTNLVVLSFGAEETMVMGSGTTVKRIFAGVNRENTYAINLDGVGGGDIRYCLGEGLLCVYPFDPELVAAAKYVARKPGFERLIPYTIRSGASDALPFVHAGIKAISLIGLDEDDYPPNYHWHTDTPENIDERSLELAVSASIQMIRRLD